The following coding sequences are from one Aliarcobacter skirrowii CCUG 10374 window:
- a CDS encoding DUF481 domain-containing protein — translation MIKNHKKLLILPILLNFATAVENEGKVELSYVNTSGNTQTTTLAADAEVKSKIDDIELKFKGSIIKSKDNNEESANKYELELQSSYMFTDNFYTYLGVNYVKDEFSDYDSRLNIGPGLGYKFINTDDHLLDIKSGVDYSLDKYENGKKNEYAASKSELNYKYKIKEDIEFKQMVNYLVSMEDSEKYFVTSESSVNVKMVGNLSLGVSYKVDYINQTQKEKTDKKFLTSLIYDF, via the coding sequence ATGATTAAAAACCATAAAAAACTACTAATTTTACCAATTTTATTAAACTTTGCAACTGCTGTAGAAAATGAAGGAAAAGTTGAGTTGTCTTATGTAAATACAAGTGGAAATACACAAACAACTACACTAGCAGCTGATGCTGAAGTAAAATCAAAGATTGATGATATAGAGCTTAAATTCAAAGGTTCAATAATAAAAAGTAAAGACAACAATGAAGAGTCGGCAAATAAGTATGAGTTAGAGCTACAATCTAGTTATATGTTTACAGATAATTTTTATACATATTTGGGTGTAAATTATGTAAAAGATGAGTTTTCTGATTATGATTCAAGATTAAATATTGGACCTGGACTTGGTTATAAGTTTATAAATACAGATGACCATCTTTTGGATATAAAATCTGGAGTTGATTACTCTTTGGATAAGTATGAAAATGGCAAAAAAAATGAGTATGCTGCTTCAAAATCTGAGTTAAATTATAAATATAAAATAAAAGAGGATATTGAATTTAAACAGATGGTAAACTATCTTGTATCTATGGAGGATAGTGAAAAATACTTTGTGACAAGTGAGAGTAGTGTAAATGTAAAGATGGTTGGAAACTTATCTTTAGGAGTTAGTTATAAAGTTGATTATATAAATCAAACACAAAAAGAGAAAACTGATAAAAAGTTTTTAACATCTTTGATATATGATTTTTAA
- the rhuM gene encoding RhuM family protein has translation MSEILIYQNENGNIKVDVMFEDGSIWLSQAQICELFGKAKSTISEHIKAIFEEEELNPISTVRNYRTVQKEGNREVERDIEYYNLDMIIAIGFRVRSSTGTKFRIWANDKLKEYITKGFVLNDERFKNGNSMGYFDELQKRLRDIRISEKFFYQKIKDIYMTSIDYDPKDEKTILGLLVEQYLAFAETMAIQRTPMYMKDWIARLDAVISLNGRELLTHAGKISHEMAIAKSGLEYKKFKDEQKKIEKIQSLKELEEDIKRLK, from the coding sequence ATGAGTGAAATATTAATCTACCAAAATGAAAATGGAAACATCAAAGTAGATGTGATGTTTGAAGATGGCTCAATATGGCTATCTCAAGCTCAAATTTGTGAACTCTTTGGTAAAGCAAAATCAACAATAAGTGAACATATAAAAGCTATTTTTGAAGAAGAGGAATTAAATCCAATTTCAACTGTTCGGAATTACCGAACAGTTCAAAAAGAGGGAAATAGAGAAGTAGAAAGAGATATAGAATATTATAATCTTGATATGATAATTGCCATTGGTTTTAGAGTTCGTTCAAGTACAGGTACCAAATTTAGAATTTGGGCAAATGATAAACTAAAAGAGTACATCACAAAAGGTTTTGTACTAAATGATGAGCGATTTAAAAATGGCAACTCTATGGGCTATTTTGATGAACTTCAAAAAAGACTTAGAGATATTAGAATATCTGAAAAGTTTTTTTATCAAAAAATCAAAGACATCTATATGACAAGTATTGATTATGACCCAAAAGATGAAAAAACAATTTTGGGATTACTTGTTGAGCAATATTTAGCATTTGCAGAGACTATGGCAATCCAAAGAACACCTATGTATATGAAAGATTGGATTGCAAGATTAGATGCTGTTATATCTTTAAATGGTAGAGAGTTACTAACTCATGCAGGAAAAATAAGCCATGAAATGGCAATTGCAAAAAGTGGATTAGAGTATAAAAAGTTTAAAGATGAACAAAAGAAAATAGAAAAAATCCAAAGTTTAAAAGAGCTTGAAGAGGATATAAAGAGATTAAAATGA
- a CDS encoding NAD(P)/FAD-dependent oxidoreductase — protein MKMIYDLIVLGAGPAGIFATISAAKEGKKVLLLEKMPQIALKLKATGGGKCNLTNTLSPLEFIEKFGKNGRFIKDALDEFSRDDLLSFFASIGVETIAKDGFRIFPINHSSTLILEALQKELQRLSVEFKTSINIEKIEKLDDIFELKSKDSIYKARNLVLATGGLGYPTLGATGDGYSFASSFGHKITQTSPAMMPLFTKEKNFGSCKADTIAKAILKVDIKKYKNLKISGDLIFTKEGLRGPVILDFAREITPILATYNEVPLLINFLKGKNEEEIYKHLKDEISKNPQDNILQNLETLVAKSVANEILNICDIKRDLRFKQIEGFKREKLIKTLAWTPFTVIGHDGFRQAMITRGGVSIKEIDSKTLESKIIQGLYFCGELVDIDGPCGGYNLQWAFSSGYLAGKLKSFFNKI, from the coding sequence ATTAAAATGATATACGATTTAATAGTTTTAGGAGCAGGTCCAGCTGGAATATTTGCAACTATTAGTGCAGCAAAAGAGGGCAAAAAAGTGTTGTTGCTAGAAAAGATGCCACAAATTGCACTAAAACTAAAAGCAACAGGTGGTGGCAAATGTAATCTTACAAATACTTTATCACCTTTGGAGTTTATTGAAAAATTTGGAAAAAATGGCAGATTTATAAAAGATGCTCTTGATGAGTTTTCAAGAGATGATTTGCTCTCTTTTTTTGCTTCAATTGGAGTAGAAACAATTGCTAAAGATGGATTTAGAATTTTTCCTATAAATCACAGCTCAACACTTATTTTAGAAGCTTTACAAAAAGAGCTTCAAAGATTAAGTGTAGAGTTTAAAACATCAATAAATATTGAAAAAATAGAAAAATTAGATGATATTTTTGAACTAAAAAGCAAAGATAGTATCTACAAAGCTAGAAATTTAGTTTTAGCAACTGGAGGTTTAGGTTATCCAACTTTAGGAGCAACTGGAGATGGATATAGCTTTGCTTCATCTTTTGGACACAAAATTACACAAACCTCTCCAGCTATGATGCCACTATTTACAAAAGAGAAAAACTTTGGCTCTTGCAAGGCTGATACAATCGCAAAAGCTATTTTAAAAGTAGATATAAAAAAGTATAAAAACCTAAAAATAAGTGGAGATTTAATTTTTACAAAAGAGGGGCTTAGAGGTCCAGTTATTTTAGATTTTGCAAGAGAGATAACACCTATTTTAGCCACTTACAATGAAGTTCCTTTGCTTATAAATTTTCTAAAAGGAAAAAATGAAGAGGAGATTTATAAACATCTAAAAGATGAGATATCAAAAAATCCTCAAGATAATATTTTACAAAACTTAGAGACTTTAGTTGCCAAAAGTGTTGCAAATGAGATTTTAAATATTTGCGATATAAAAAGAGATTTAAGATTTAAACAAATAGAAGGGTTTAAAAGAGAAAAACTAATAAAAACTCTAGCTTGGACACCTTTTACAGTTATTGGTCACGATGGATTTAGACAAGCCATGATTACAAGAGGTGGAGTTAGCATAAAAGAGATTGATTCAAAAACTTTAGAGAGTAAAATTATACAAGGTCTATATTTTTGTGGAGAGCTTGTAGATATTGATGGACCTTGTGGTGGATACAATCTTCAATGGGCTTTTTCAAGTGGTTATTTGGCTGGAAAATTAAAAAGCTTTTTTAATAAAATATAA
- a CDS encoding primosomal protein N': protein MNYYEVAILKSPLQNLTYQSEESIEIGFVVEVILANRKKPYLAVIIKKVEKPEFKCSNILKVTEFFYSKFMLEIADFISKYYVCSLGHSLSIFQLFNKNIEEKEIKIEFKKDIHLSSFQKEAKEFLDIKKQALLFASTGAGKTEIYIKTIKEVLQSGKQAVLLMPEISLTPQMQKRLEEVFGDSVAIWHSKVSSKKRAEILEKLQTSEIKLIAGARSALFLPFRDLGLIVVDEEHDDSYKSDQTPRYNAKDLAIYISKKFDLRLILGSATPSINSFYKIPYFELNKTFYETKKSYIFESSSLNISQKSLEKIKENLNNSHQTIVFLPTRANYKHQICFDCGKSVECPFCSVSMSLHKNDRALKCHYCGYTSKIPDVCPSCKTGIVRNHRVGTAQIEEILKEEFPNSVIKRFDKDSVKTEKELKNILEEFNQNRIDILVGTQMLSKGHDYHNVKLAVVLGMDSLLNMSSYKARENALSLLFQISGRSGRNGFGEVIIESKNEDFFKHYLLESNYKEFLQSELEFRKDLYPPFVKLSRVILSSTNGLKVKEELKKTVNELQNIKDIEIVGFGECAIFKIANKYRFEIVLRSQNTKALLNALHSINSANATIDMDTIY, encoded by the coding sequence ATGAACTATTATGAAGTAGCAATTTTAAAATCACCTTTACAAAATCTTACATATCAAAGTGAAGAGTCAATAGAAATTGGCTTTGTAGTTGAAGTAATTTTAGCAAATAGAAAAAAACCATATTTAGCAGTTATTATAAAAAAAGTTGAAAAACCAGAGTTTAAATGTAGCAATATTTTAAAAGTTACAGAGTTTTTTTATAGTAAATTTATGCTTGAAATTGCTGATTTTATTAGTAAATATTATGTATGTTCACTAGGACATAGTTTATCTATTTTTCAATTATTTAACAAAAATATAGAAGAAAAAGAGATAAAAATAGAGTTTAAAAAAGATATACACCTTTCATCTTTTCAAAAAGAGGCAAAAGAGTTTTTAGATATTAAAAAACAAGCTTTGCTCTTTGCATCTACAGGTGCTGGAAAAACTGAAATATATATAAAAACAATAAAAGAGGTTTTACAAAGTGGAAAACAAGCTGTTTTATTGATGCCTGAAATCTCTTTAACACCTCAAATGCAAAAGAGACTTGAAGAGGTTTTTGGAGATAGTGTAGCAATTTGGCACTCAAAAGTTAGCTCTAAAAAAAGAGCAGAGATTTTAGAGAAACTTCAAACTTCTGAAATAAAACTAATAGCGGGTGCAAGATCAGCACTATTTTTGCCTTTTAGAGATTTGGGTTTAATTGTTGTGGATGAAGAGCATGATGACTCATATAAAAGCGATCAAACACCAAGATACAATGCAAAAGATTTAGCAATATATATATCTAAAAAGTTTGATCTAAGACTTATTTTAGGAAGTGCAACACCATCAATAAACAGTTTTTACAAAATCCCATATTTTGAATTAAACAAAACATTTTATGAGACAAAAAAGAGTTATATTTTTGAATCTAGTAGCTTAAATATTTCCCAAAAAAGTTTAGAAAAAATAAAAGAGAATCTAAACAACTCGCATCAAACAATTGTTTTTTTACCAACAAGGGCAAACTACAAACACCAAATCTGTTTTGATTGTGGCAAAAGTGTTGAGTGTCCATTTTGTAGTGTCTCTATGAGTTTGCATAAAAATGATAGAGCTTTGAAGTGCCACTATTGTGGATATACTTCAAAAATTCCAGATGTTTGTCCATCTTGTAAAACTGGAATTGTAAGAAATCATAGAGTAGGAACTGCACAAATTGAGGAGATTTTAAAAGAGGAGTTTCCAAATAGCGTTATAAAAAGATTTGATAAAGATAGTGTAAAAACAGAAAAAGAGTTGAAAAATATTCTTGAAGAGTTTAATCAAAACAGAATTGATATTTTGGTTGGAACTCAAATGCTTTCTAAAGGGCATGATTATCACAATGTTAAATTAGCAGTTGTTTTAGGAATGGATAGTTTACTTAATATGAGTTCATATAAAGCTAGAGAAAATGCTTTAAGTCTTCTTTTTCAAATATCTGGAAGAAGTGGCAGAAATGGTTTTGGTGAAGTTATTATTGAGAGTAAAAATGAGGATTTTTTTAAGCACTATTTGCTTGAATCAAACTATAAAGAGTTTTTGCAAAGTGAGTTGGAGTTTAGAAAAGATTTATACCCTCCATTTGTAAAACTATCTCGTGTTATTTTAAGCTCAACGAATGGTTTAAAAGTAAAAGAGGAGCTTAAAAAAACAGTAAATGAGCTTCAAAATATAAAAGATATTGAAATAGTTGGATTTGGAGAGTGTGCTATATTTAAAATTGCAAACAAATATAGATTTGAGATAGTTTTAAGATCACAAAATACAAAAGCACTTTTAAATGCTTTGCATTCAATAAATAGTGCTAATGCAACTATTGATATGGACACTATTTATTAA
- a CDS encoding tetrahydrodipicolinate N-succinyltransferase N-terminal domain-containing protein encodes MINSKDDFNALFETIAKESWYKKPLAFGIARVNYGTLNPNRVLEAVFPVFNWNENEKSAAIFLAALKQSGQDVDCFKSEGVYSISDGFLGYCIEAYKPFYEEKERHKNLQVISTLASLPINSGLGADDFRVVFIFEDKKPQSVESVYLKLYAKHSKKVEDVNLDGVEDLLTNCAWIDGKPIELDWLRQNEITLKIADKYPKVDYVGKFSRYLNHIIPNENETSCKGVLFK; translated from the coding sequence ATGATAAATTCAAAAGATGATTTTAATGCACTGTTTGAAACTATTGCTAAAGAGAGTTGGTACAAAAAACCACTAGCATTTGGAATTGCAAGAGTTAATTATGGAACTTTAAATCCAAATAGAGTTTTAGAAGCAGTTTTTCCAGTTTTTAATTGGAATGAAAATGAAAAGAGTGCAGCAATTTTCTTAGCAGCATTAAAACAAAGTGGTCAAGATGTAGATTGTTTTAAAAGTGAGGGTGTTTACTCTATTAGTGATGGTTTTTTAGGTTATTGTATAGAGGCTTATAAACCATTTTATGAAGAGAAAGAGAGACATAAAAATCTTCAAGTAATCTCAACACTAGCAAGTTTACCAATAAATAGTGGACTAGGTGCAGATGATTTTAGAGTTGTATTTATTTTTGAAGATAAAAAACCACAAAGTGTTGAGAGTGTTTATTTAAAACTATATGCAAAACATAGCAAAAAAGTTGAAGATGTAAATCTTGATGGTGTTGAAGATTTGCTTACAAACTGTGCTTGGATAGATGGAAAACCAATAGAGTTAGATTGGTTAAGACAAAATGAGATAACTTTAAAAATAGCAGATAAATATCCAAAAGTTGATTATGTTGGAAAATTTTCAAGATACTTAAACCATATAATTCCAAATGAGAATGAAACTTCGTGTAAAGGTGTACTTTTTAAATAA
- a CDS encoding ABC-F family ATP-binding cassette domain-containing protein → MIELINIKKSYPTQDLYQDLNLRLNKGDKVGLVGRNGTGKSTLFKLILKEEQPDSGEIATPKNYKIGALKQYFDFTEKTLIDETALALGEDDKYNIYKAEKILFGLGFSEEDLQKEPKSFSGGYQIRINLAKLLLTEPNMLLLDEPTNYLDILSIRWLREFLKSFDGELILITHDRDFMNSVCTHTMGIVRKNAFIIPGSTQKFFEQLASNEEHYEKQKIAQEKKIKDLEEFIAKNKARAATATLAQSKVKILEKMEVMEDLEYAKDLKFDFNYKDTSAKFLLEVKDVSFGYDKNNILFKDITFALSKGETLGIIGKNGKGKSTLLNVLAGELKALSGSVDFHPSTVFGHFGQTNINHLNLNNTILEEIQSVNNKIPEPVIRNICGIMMFSGDNAKKKISLLSGGEKSRVMLGKIIAQDVNLLFLDEPTNHLDIESIEALTTAIKEFEGSSIIVTHSEELLRAVCDRLIVFTNDGADYFNGTYDEFLEKIGWGDDIDDKKSNKKEEKKDKPKLNKKESKQLRAQLVAKKSQDLKPLKAELEELESKVSTLFGADKIKVENSILEIMQKIENINREFDEKMAELS, encoded by the coding sequence ATGATAGAGCTAATAAATATAAAAAAATCATATCCAACTCAAGATTTATATCAAGATTTAAATTTAAGATTAAATAAAGGTGATAAGGTAGGTCTTGTTGGACGAAATGGAACTGGAAAATCAACGCTTTTTAAACTTATACTGAAAGAAGAGCAACCAGATAGTGGAGAGATTGCAACTCCAAAGAACTATAAAATTGGTGCTTTGAAACAATATTTTGATTTTACTGAAAAAACTTTAATAGATGAAACAGCTTTGGCTTTGGGTGAAGATGATAAGTATAATATCTATAAGGCTGAAAAAATTTTATTTGGTTTAGGATTTAGTGAAGAGGATTTACAAAAAGAGCCAAAGAGTTTTTCAGGTGGTTACCAAATAAGAATAAATCTAGCAAAACTTCTTTTAACAGAGCCAAATATGCTACTTCTAGATGAGCCTACAAACTATTTGGATATTTTATCTATTCGTTGGTTAAGAGAGTTTTTAAAATCTTTTGATGGAGAGCTTATACTTATAACTCACGATAGAGATTTTATGAATAGTGTTTGTACACATACTATGGGAATTGTGCGAAAAAATGCCTTTATAATTCCTGGAAGTACTCAAAAGTTTTTTGAACAACTTGCTAGTAATGAAGAGCATTATGAGAAACAAAAAATTGCTCAAGAGAAAAAGATTAAAGATCTTGAAGAGTTTATTGCTAAAAATAAAGCAAGGGCAGCAACAGCAACACTAGCTCAATCAAAGGTAAAAATTTTAGAGAAAATGGAAGTTATGGAAGATTTAGAGTATGCAAAAGATCTAAAATTTGATTTTAACTATAAAGATACAAGTGCTAAATTTTTACTTGAAGTAAAAGATGTAAGCTTTGGATATGATAAAAATAATATTCTTTTCAAAGATATAACTTTTGCATTAAGCAAAGGCGAGACTTTGGGAATTATAGGTAAAAATGGAAAAGGAAAATCTACACTTTTAAATGTTTTAGCAGGTGAACTAAAAGCTCTTAGTGGGAGTGTAGATTTTCATCCAAGTACAGTTTTTGGGCATTTTGGACAGACAAATATAAATCATCTAAATCTAAATAATACAATTTTAGAAGAGATACAAAGTGTAAATAACAAAATTCCAGAACCTGTTATTAGAAATATTTGTGGAATTATGATGTTTAGTGGAGATAATGCAAAGAAAAAAATCTCTTTATTATCTGGAGGAGAGAAAAGTAGGGTAATGCTTGGAAAAATTATTGCACAAGATGTAAATCTACTTTTTCTAGATGAGCCTACAAACCACCTTGATATTGAATCAATTGAAGCACTTACAACTGCTATAAAAGAGTTCGAGGGTTCAAGTATTATAGTAACTCACAGTGAAGAGCTACTAAGAGCTGTTTGCGATAGATTAATAGTTTTTACAAATGATGGTGCAGATTATTTTAATGGAACTTATGATGAGTTTTTAGAGAAAATTGGTTGGGGTGATGATATTGATGATAAGAAATCAAACAAAAAAGAGGAAAAAAAAGATAAGCCAAAGCTAAATAAAAAAGAGAGTAAACAGTTAAGAGCACAATTGGTTGCTAAAAAGAGTCAAGATTTAAAACCTCTAAAAGCAGAGCTTGAAGAGCTAGAATCTAAAGTCTCAACACTATTTGGTGCAGATAAAATAAAAGTTGAAAATAGTATTTTAGAAATTATGCAAAAAATTGAGAATATAAACAGAGAGTTTGACGAAAAAATGGCAGAACTTAGCTAA